Genomic segment of Parageobacillus genomosp. 1:
TTTCTTTCGTGCCACACCCTGAAACAAGAGCGATCACTGTGATGGCAGTTATCAATGGTTTCCAAGTTAATTGCATCCATTATTCCCCCTTAAATATATATTACTTATTATACCAGTCGAAACATGAAGGAGAAAGATCGATATGAGACACAGAGATATTTCCAGCAACAACGGTACAGTGTGGGTAACGGTTGTTAACTATAAAATGCCATGCCTGCATCCGAGAAAAGAAGTAATTGAAAATGCGAAAAACATCGCGAACATGATCATCGGTATGAAACAGGGACTGCCGGGAATAGATCTCGGCATTTGTGAGTGAGGAACTTTTTTTCGTACATCACTTTCCGGCACTTGCTCTTTTCTGATGAAAGTTAAGAAAAAATTAAGAAACAGCCTACATAATAGGCTTATCCAAGTTACCTATAGAGAAAGAAAGGAGAATGGATGTTGAAAAAATGGGTGATGATTTTTATCGTTGCGATTGTAGTCATTGGAGGAGGTGTGTGGTTTTTCGCTAAAGGAAAAGAAGAACCGACGATGGCGCAAGTACCAACCGCTTCTGTGCAAAGAGGGAAACTGGAAGTGAAGGTGAGTGGTTCTGGGACGGTTCAGTCTGTTACGAGTACAGATATCAAAGCGAAGGATAACAAAAAAGTAGACGAAGTGCTTGTTTCTGAAGGCGAGAAAGTGAAGGAAGGACAAGAGTTGATCACATTTACGGACGGAAGTGATCCCATTACTGCGCCGGCAGATGGAACAATAACGTCGCTTAACGTAGCGGCAGGTGATCGTGTAACAAATGGACAAGTTGTCGCGCATATTACGAATTATGATGACTTGCAAGTAACAGTACAAGTCGATGAGTTAGATATTCCAAAAGTAAAAGTGGGACAAACGGCAAGTATCAAGGTAAATGCCTTTCCTGATACAACATATACGGGAAAAGTGACATCGGTTGCAAACGAAGGAACTGTTTCCAATGGCGTTTCGACGTTTGATGTGACTGTTCATATTAACAAACCCACCAATTTAAAAGTCGGGATGACAGCCGAAGCAAGCATTTTAGTTGAAAGTAAAGACAATGTATTATACGTGCCAATCGAAGCGGTTCATACAATGAACGGCCAAAAATTTGTGCTTGTGGCGAAAACATCGTCAGACGGAAGCAAGACTTCAGTTACACGGCAAATGGTTAAAACAGGAATTCACAATGAAGATGATGTAGAAATTACAGAAGGGATAACGGAAGGAACGATTGTCCAGTTACCGCAAGTATCCACATCGGCTTCCAATAACGGTCAAATGCGTTTTGGCCAGATGATGGGGGGAATGCCTGGCATGGGCGTTCCGGGAGGAATGAATCGTAGAACAATGAATGGAAGGAGATGATCGAGAATGGCCGCACCGATTATTCAAATTGAAAATATGACAAAAACGTATACGTTTGGTGGAGAAGTCGTTCATGCACTGCGGGACGTTTCTCTCCAAATTGAAAAAGGAGATTTTCTTGCGATTGTCGGTCCTTCTGGTTCAGGGAAGTCCACGTTTATGAATATGATTGGCTGTCTTGATCGTCCCGACTTCGGGCGCTATATTCTCGATGGAAAAGAAATAAATAAAATGACAGATAACGAGCTGGCGAAAATTCGAAACGAAAAAATTGGGTTTGTCTTTCAAAATTTTCATCTATTAGCGAGATTAACGGCATTAGAGAATGTCGAACTTCCCTTATTATACCGCGGAGTGAAAGCGAAGGAACGTCAAAAAATCGCTTATGAATGTTTAGAAAAAGTTGGTTTAAAAGATCGTACCCATCATTTTCCTAATCAGCTTTCTGGAGGGCAACAGCAGCGGGTTGCCATCGCTCGAGCGCTTGTCGGCAATCCACCGATTTTACTTGCCGATGAACCGACAGGGGCGCTCGACAGTAAGACGAGCAAAGAGATTATTCAAATTATGAAACAACTAAATGAACAAGGACATACGATTATTCTCATTACGCACGATTGGGAAGTGGCGAATGAAGCAAAGCGGATTGTTCGCATTCAAGACGGGCAGTTGTTTGAGGAAAGAGGTGATTTTGTTGGGACTTATTCCATCCATTAAAATGGCTTTGCGCAGCATTCAAGGCAATAAGCTGCGCTCGTTTTTAACGATGTTAGGCATTATTATCGGCGTCTCTTCCGTCATTGTTCTGATCTCGATTGGTCAAGGTTCGAGCGAGCAAGTAACCAACCAAATCAACCAGTTAGGAACGAACTTGTTAACGGTAAATGTCATGAATACAGATAGTGTCAAATTGACGATAGACGATGCTGAAAAATTTCGTGATATTCCAGGGGTAAAAGAAATTGCTCCCGTTGTGTCCGGACGGGTACATGTAAAAAATGGTACGACTTCTGCGCAAGTATCTCTCATTGGCACAACCGCTTCCTATCAAACAGTTCGCGATGTTCAGGTCCATCAAGGACGATTTTTATCTGATATTGATGTAGAATATCGACAAAAAATTGTTGTTTTAGGATCGGACACGGCACAAACATTGTTTGGGCTTGAAAACCCCATTGGACAATATGTGCAAATTGAAGGCACATCGTTTAAGGTAGTCGGAGTCCTTGCTTCGAAAGGCGGTTCGCTCGGACAAAGCGGCGATGATGTGATTATAATGCCGCTTTCGACTGCGCAGCGATTGGTAAAAAACACAAGTATTCAAACGATATACATTCAAGGAAAAGCAGCAGAACAGGTCAATTTTGTTATGACACAAGTAGAGAGAACATTAGCACGCATGTTTCCGAACAACCAAGACAGTTACAGCGTCTTTAATCAGCAAGATTTAATGGAGACGATGAGTTCGGTAACCAATACGATGACGATGATGCTTGGAGGAATCGCGGGAATTTCCCTCCTAGTAGGAGGAATTGGAATTATGAATATTATGCTTGTGTCTGTTTCAGAGAGAACGAAGGAAATTGGGATTCGAAAAGCAATTGGAGCGAAGCGAAGAGATATTTTATTGCAATTTTTAATTGAAGCTGTTGTGCTAAGCGCTTTAGGAGGAGTGATTGGCGTTGGACTCGGATTTATCATCGGAAAAGTGCTGGCAGCTACGATGGGGCTGGCGATTTCTTATTCTACTTTCGTTTCTCTGATTGCCTTTTTATTCTCTCTTCTTGTCGGAGTAGTGTTTGGCGTATTTCCTGCCAATAAAGCAGCAAAGCTTGATCCGATTCAAGCTCTAAGATATGAATAGAAAGCAAGGGGGAGGGAGACGAGTGACTAACGGCTAAAAAATGTTTTTCTGCCGAGAAATGCTTGCATTTCGATATCGCTAAGCGTTGCGGAACTAGTCAAGGCAGTAAAGAAAAGAAAGAGAAGGTGCCAATAGATCGCGAAGCCGAATGTTCTTTGCACGCAGAAGCCGATTGTCACTTCAAGGAAAAAGATTAGTTGACGCAAGAGGGTTCTCCTATCCAACAAATATGGAGAGTTCAGCCATATGAAGCGATCGCTTTTGGCGACCGCTTTGTTTTATTATTAGTTATAGGAGAAAGGAGGAGCAATCGATGAAACTGTTAGTTGTTGAAGATCATCTTGATTTACTTGAAGCGATAGTTGAAATTTTATCTGATGAGTTTGTTGTTGACAGCGCAACAGATGGTGAGGAAGGGCTATTTTTAGCATTGCAAAATATTTATGATGCCATTATATTAGATGTCATGTTACCGGGAATAGATGGTTTTGAAATTGTTCAACGAATCCGAAAAGAAGAGATTGAGACACCAGTATTGTTTTTAACAGCAAAAGATTCCCTCGAAGATCGGGTGAAAGGTTTAGATTTTGGCGGGGACGACTACTTAGTCAAACCGTTTCAAGCTCCTGAGCTGAAAGCACGCATTCGGGCATTATTACGGCGCAGCGGCGGTTTTACGACAAAACAGACCATTCGTTACCACGGGATTGAACTATTCGGAAAAGAAAAGGATATCATTGTAGATGGTCATCCCGTCAAAGTAACGGCGAAGCAGTACGAATTATTAGAGTATCTTATCCATAATAAGGGAATGATTTTAACGAAAGAACAAATCTATGATCGGGTATGGGGATTTGATTCAGATACAACGATTGCGATTGTCGAAGTGTTCATTCATCAACTTCGTAAAAAGCTGGAACCGTTTGGCTACCATACAGATATTAAGACGGTTCGAGGAGTTGGATATATGTTAACAGACGAATAGAGTAGGAGAGAAAACGATGTTCCAACGTACTCATCTTCGACTAACGCTGTTAAATTCGCTCGTTTTTTTCATTTTGATTAGTGTATTAGGAACAGTGTTGTATTCGTATATGCATGCCCGCTTGTATCAAGAAGTGGATGCAGCGCTTATGAGAGTAGCGGAACGAATAGCGTATGGCGGACCGTGGGAAAGGGACGTTCCTTTTGTGCGTGATCCGCGTGTGTTTATCGTGATTTGGAATGAAAAAGGCGAAATGATCAACCTGAATCGTGACACAACGATTTTCACTCAGGCACATATCGATCCTCCTAAACAAATCAATGAACTATACGATATGAATATTGAAAATTTCTATTTTCGGACGATTGCGATCGAAATGAATACGGAGCTCGGAAAAATAACCGTGCAAATTTTGCGAAATATCAATTCCGAAAGAGAAATTTTAGATCAGCTTTTGTTGATTATTGTGACCGGATGCGTAATCGGGGGGCTTTGTGCCATAGTAGCTGGATATTTTCTTGCGGGACGAGCGCTTGTACCGATTCAGCAGGCATGGCAAAAGCAACAACAATTTGTTTCGGATGCTTCGCATGAATTGCGAACTCCGTTAGCTGTAATACAAGCGAAAACGGATTTATTGTTCCGGTCTCCTTCCGCCACTATTAAAGAAAAAATTGACGATATCTCTGTCATTGCGAAAGAGTGTCGTCGCCTTTCACGATTAGTTGCTAATTTATTGATGTTAGCGCGATCTGATTCGAATCAAATCGAAATCAAAAAGGAACCGTTTCAGCTTGATGAGCTGTTAAAGGAAATTGTCGACCACTATGCAGAAATTGCTTCTTATCAACAAAAAGAAATCACGCTAGATGTGAAAACGCCTGTTCAATTTATAGGAGATAAAGAACGCATTCATCAATTGTTAATTATTTTGTTAGATAATGCGATGAAATACACGGAAGACGGAGGGCGCATTCATCTTTCTTGTCGTCAAACCGCTTCTTCGATCATTCTTGAGGTGCAAGATAATGGGATTGGCATTGCAAAAGAAGAGATTCCAAAAATTTTTGATCGGTTTTACCAAAGTGATAAAGCCCGTACGAAATCAGATGGAGCAGGATTAGGACTTTCCATCGCCAAATGGATTATTGAGAAACATAATGGAAAGGTCAAAGTGCATAGCGAATTAGGAAAGGGAACTCGCTTTGAAATAATCTTTCCGAAATATCCGAAAAGGTGAACGAACATCCACATGTCTCATGCAGAGTGTTTTTCTTTTGTAGGAGTGACGGCTTTTTCATTTTTCTACAAAAAGAGAATGTCTTTTTGTCTAAGATCGCCGATACTGATTTTGCGATATTACAAACCGTTTACTCACTGTCCTCTTTATTTAAGAAAAAGTTAAGGAAAAGCGAACATAATGAGTTTGTACACAATGAAGGGAAGGGTGAATGGTGAGTGAAAACGATACGAAAAATTCATTTCTGGATTGGTCTTCTCGCTTCTTTATTTTTATTTATTGAGTCATTAACGGGGCTCATCATGTATGTGAATGGAGAGGAGCGCGGGAGAATAGAAGGACTAAGAAACTTTAATAGGATGAATGGACAACCATTTTTAGAGGATTCACAAAACGGAAATAGATCGATACCGCCGGCTATTGGTCAGCGGAATCGTGATTTTCTGGATAGAGGAAGAGGAATCAATTCGTGGCAACGAATGGTTCGTGAACTTCATACCGGGCCAGTCGGGCTCGTGAGTTCGATTGGTATGCTCATCATGACAGGAACGGGTTTAGCCATTTCGTTCCATCTTTTGCTGACAAGACGAAAGATAAACAGACAAAAACGGCCTGTTACATAGAAAAACTAGCGATACTTTAACATTTTTCCCGAGAAGTCTCCCACCTCTCAATGAAATTTAGGTGGGAGAGATTCATATGGATCATTTTTATTATAATATTCCCGCTTCGCTTGGGGATTGGCTTCTAAAGCTATATAGGCTCCAATCCATTCCACCGCGCATAGAAACAAAATCGACAATATTCCGCTTATCATTGTTTTTTTCCTCCTTTATGTTGTTTGAGGATACAATAATGTATGAAACGCGTTTCAATGCAATAGTTTTTTGAAAAAAGGTGATACGATGGCAAATATCCGTGAAATCGCCAAAGAAGCAGGGGTTTCCGTGGCAACGGTGTCAAGAGTGCTAAACGGCTATCCTTACGTGCGGGAAGAGAAAAGAAATGCGGTATGGGAAGCGGTAGAAAAATTAAATTACACGAAAAACATTAATGCGGTTCATTTAGCGAAAGGAAAAACGTCGATTGTTGGGGTCATGCTTCCCTACGTGAATCACCCGTATTTCGGCGCCGTATTGGAGGGAATATCAAAAGAGGCGCTTCGTCACCGGTACCACCTTTTGTTATTTCAAACGAATTATGATGTGGAAAAAGAATTAGAGGCGCTTGAGATGATGCGGATGAAACAAGTGGACGGGCTGATTGTTTGTTCGCATGTGGCGGAATGGGAAATCATTGCACAGTATAAGGAAGATGGACCGATTGTTTTATGCGAGGATGTCGGTGATCAAGATTTTTTGTCTGTCTACATTGACCATTATGAAGCGTTTGCCAAGGCGTTGCACTATTTAATTCAGAAAGGGCACCGGCACATCGGTTATTGCATCGGAAGAACGACAGGGACAAATAGCAAAGCGCGGGAGACGGCCTATTATGACACGCTGCGGCAAATTGGTGTCGAGCCGCGAAAAGAGTGGATTTTTGATCATTGTTTGTACGTCGAAGACGGGAAGCGGGTGATCCATCAATGGATGGAGCTGTCCGAAAAGCCGAGCGCGCTACTTGTATCGAGCGATCAAGTGGCGGCGGGCATCGTGCTGTGGGGGAGAAAAGAAGGGGTGAAAATCCCTGACGATCTCGCGATTGTCAGTTTCGATAATCACCCGATTTCAGAACCCCTGCAAATTACAACGATGGAACTGCCGCTTGCGCTGATGGGCACAAAGGCCTTTCGTCTCATTTATCATTATATTGAAACGGGGAACATCGTGAAGAAAAAGGAAAAACTGCCTGTCGGGTTCATAGAACGTTTATCGGTATAGTAAAGTAGGATATAGCGGGTCCCCTTGCCTATATTTGTTTCATCATGTAGCGGTTAATTGGACGCCCAACTCCGCCGTATTGAACGTCGAGAGTGACTTCCCCTTTCTTTTCTAAGTATTCTAAATAGCGGCGGGCAGTTACCCGGGCGATGCCGACCCCTTCGGCCACTTCTTCGGCAGAAACAGGGGTTGCTTGTTTTCGGAGATAATGTACGATTTTTTGCAATGTCACTTCGTTTAAGCCTTTTGGTAGCCCGTCATGCGACAATGTTTGCTGTTCCGCTGTTTGCAAAAGAGCATCTAAATCTCCCTGTGTTAGCGTTTCTTTTTCGGCTAACGTTTGGCGAAATGCAAGGTAGTTTTCGAGCGCCTGTTTGAGGCGTTCAAATTTAAACGGTTTCATAATGTAATCAAAAGCGCCGTTTTGCAATACGCGGCGTACGGTATCGATGTCGCTTGCTGCGGTGATGGCGATGACATCGACTTCATACCCTTGCGAGCGAATTTCCTTCAATGTTTCGAGACCGTCTTTGTGGGGCATGTAAATATCGATAATCACTAAATCGGGATGAAGTTCACGGATTAACTGTATCCCTTCCACTCCATTCCCAGCGACGTCAATAACGGTAAACCCTTTCACTTGTTCGATAAATTGACGATTTACTTCCTGTACCATCGGATCATCTTCAATAAGCAGTACACGATACATTTTCCTCTCTCCCTACATGTCAAAGGTAATCGTAAATATCGTTCCTTTTCCTTTTTCCGATTTTACCTCAATGTGTCCCTTTCCTTTTTCTACAATATGTTTCACCAAATATAAACCGAGACCTCGCCCATTTTTACCTTTCGTCGAAAACCCTTCTTCGAAAATACGGTCGAGATGTTCTTCTCCAATGCCTTTGCCGTTGTCCTCGACCGAGAGAGAGCAAATTTCGTCATTTTGTTCAATGCTTACATATATTTCTTTTTCCCGATCTGTAATGCCTTGAAAGGAGTCAAATGCGTTTTCAATCAAGTTTCCAAGAATGA
This window contains:
- a CDS encoding PepSY domain-containing protein: MKTIRKIHFWIGLLASLFLFIESLTGLIMYVNGEERGRIEGLRNFNRMNGQPFLEDSQNGNRSIPPAIGQRNRDFLDRGRGINSWQRMVRELHTGPVGLVSSIGMLIMTGTGLAISFHLLLTRRKINRQKRPVT
- a CDS encoding ABC transporter permease, whose product is MGLIPSIKMALRSIQGNKLRSFLTMLGIIIGVSSVIVLISIGQGSSEQVTNQINQLGTNLLTVNVMNTDSVKLTIDDAEKFRDIPGVKEIAPVVSGRVHVKNGTTSAQVSLIGTTASYQTVRDVQVHQGRFLSDIDVEYRQKIVVLGSDTAQTLFGLENPIGQYVQIEGTSFKVVGVLASKGGSLGQSGDDVIIMPLSTAQRLVKNTSIQTIYIQGKAAEQVNFVMTQVERTLARMFPNNQDSYSVFNQQDLMETMSSVTNTMTMMLGGIAGISLLVGGIGIMNIMLVSVSERTKEIGIRKAIGAKRRDILLQFLIEAVVLSALGGVIGVGLGFIIGKVLAATMGLAISYSTFVSLIAFLFSLLVGVVFGVFPANKAAKLDPIQALRYE
- a CDS encoding response regulator, which gives rise to MYRVLLIEDDPMVQEVNRQFIEQVKGFTVIDVAGNGVEGIQLIRELHPDLVIIDIYMPHKDGLETLKEIRSQGYEVDVIAITAASDIDTVRRVLQNGAFDYIMKPFKFERLKQALENYLAFRQTLAEKETLTQGDLDALLQTAEQQTLSHDGLPKGLNEVTLQKIVHYLRKQATPVSAEEVAEGVGIARVTARRYLEYLEKKGEVTLDVQYGGVGRPINRYMMKQI
- a CDS encoding response regulator transcription factor; protein product: MKLLVVEDHLDLLEAIVEILSDEFVVDSATDGEEGLFLALQNIYDAIILDVMLPGIDGFEIVQRIRKEEIETPVLFLTAKDSLEDRVKGLDFGGDDYLVKPFQAPELKARIRALLRRSGGFTTKQTIRYHGIELFGKEKDIIVDGHPVKVTAKQYELLEYLIHNKGMILTKEQIYDRVWGFDSDTTIAIVEVFIHQLRKKLEPFGYHTDIKTVRGVGYMLTDE
- a CDS encoding LacI family DNA-binding transcriptional regulator → MANIREIAKEAGVSVATVSRVLNGYPYVREEKRNAVWEAVEKLNYTKNINAVHLAKGKTSIVGVMLPYVNHPYFGAVLEGISKEALRHRYHLLLFQTNYDVEKELEALEMMRMKQVDGLIVCSHVAEWEIIAQYKEDGPIVLCEDVGDQDFLSVYIDHYEAFAKALHYLIQKGHRHIGYCIGRTTGTNSKARETAYYDTLRQIGVEPRKEWIFDHCLYVEDGKRVIHQWMELSEKPSALLVSSDQVAAGIVLWGRKEGVKIPDDLAIVSFDNHPISEPLQITTMELPLALMGTKAFRLIYHYIETGNIVKKKEKLPVGFIERLSV
- a CDS encoding efflux RND transporter periplasmic adaptor subunit codes for the protein MLKKWVMIFIVAIVVIGGGVWFFAKGKEEPTMAQVPTASVQRGKLEVKVSGSGTVQSVTSTDIKAKDNKKVDEVLVSEGEKVKEGQELITFTDGSDPITAPADGTITSLNVAAGDRVTNGQVVAHITNYDDLQVTVQVDELDIPKVKVGQTASIKVNAFPDTTYTGKVTSVANEGTVSNGVSTFDVTVHINKPTNLKVGMTAEASILVESKDNVLYVPIEAVHTMNGQKFVLVAKTSSDGSKTSVTRQMVKTGIHNEDDVEITEGITEGTIVQLPQVSTSASNNGQMRFGQMMGGMPGMGVPGGMNRRTMNGRR
- a CDS encoding ABC transporter ATP-binding protein, coding for MAAPIIQIENMTKTYTFGGEVVHALRDVSLQIEKGDFLAIVGPSGSGKSTFMNMIGCLDRPDFGRYILDGKEINKMTDNELAKIRNEKIGFVFQNFHLLARLTALENVELPLLYRGVKAKERQKIAYECLEKVGLKDRTHHFPNQLSGGQQQRVAIARALVGNPPILLADEPTGALDSKTSKEIIQIMKQLNEQGHTIILITHDWEVANEAKRIVRIQDGQLFEERGDFVGTYSIH
- a CDS encoding sensor histidine kinase, with the translated sequence MFQRTHLRLTLLNSLVFFILISVLGTVLYSYMHARLYQEVDAALMRVAERIAYGGPWERDVPFVRDPRVFIVIWNEKGEMINLNRDTTIFTQAHIDPPKQINELYDMNIENFYFRTIAIEMNTELGKITVQILRNINSEREILDQLLLIIVTGCVIGGLCAIVAGYFLAGRALVPIQQAWQKQQQFVSDASHELRTPLAVIQAKTDLLFRSPSATIKEKIDDISVIAKECRRLSRLVANLLMLARSDSNQIEIKKEPFQLDELLKEIVDHYAEIASYQQKEITLDVKTPVQFIGDKERIHQLLIILLDNAMKYTEDGGRIHLSCRQTASSIILEVQDNGIGIAKEEIPKIFDRFYQSDKARTKSDGAGLGLSIAKWIIEKHNGKVKVHSELGKGTRFEIIFPKYPKR